The Amycolatopsis sp. DG1A-15b genome window below encodes:
- a CDS encoding PAS domain-containing protein, whose product MTEDELLLREAEKIAHAVGRMFPGLCEVVLHDLRDPAHAVRAIEGGLSGRAVGDPATELGLARIADPEFPDVLQNYPNRFPDGRPAKSTSIGLRNSEGEYVAALCLNLDVSLLGSAAHALTRLAATAEPAPLTESLRARTAGELRVLVEDYATERGHTPRSLPAAAKKDLVRSLKERGFLELKNAVPALTDLLGISRASVYNYLR is encoded by the coding sequence ATGACCGAGGACGAGCTGCTGCTGCGCGAAGCGGAGAAGATCGCCCACGCCGTCGGCCGGATGTTCCCCGGCCTGTGCGAGGTCGTGCTGCACGACCTGCGTGACCCGGCCCACGCGGTGCGCGCGATCGAAGGCGGCCTGTCCGGCCGCGCCGTCGGCGACCCCGCGACCGAGCTGGGCCTGGCCCGCATCGCCGACCCGGAGTTCCCGGACGTGCTGCAGAACTACCCGAACCGGTTCCCGGACGGCAGGCCCGCGAAGAGCACGTCGATCGGCCTCCGCAACTCCGAGGGCGAGTACGTCGCGGCCCTGTGCCTCAACCTCGACGTCTCCCTCCTCGGCTCGGCGGCCCACGCCCTGACCCGCTTGGCCGCCACCGCCGAGCCGGCCCCGCTCACCGAATCCCTCCGCGCCCGGACGGCCGGCGAGCTGCGTGTCCTGGTCGAGGACTACGCCACCGAGCGCGGCCACACCCCGCGCAGCCTTCCGGCGGCCGCGAAGAAGGACCTGGTGCGGTCGCTGAAGGAGCGGGGGTTCCTGGAGCTGAAGAACGCGGTGCCGGCGCTGACCGACCTGCTCGGGATCTCGCGGGCCAGCGTCTACAACTACCTGCGCTGA
- a CDS encoding pyridoxal-phosphate dependent enzyme, with product MAYWYTDERSGVRYPGDPLRWRGDDGAPLTVAALPGLRPEDVDTGVRSLWRYRAALPGDLRPVSLGEGCTPLVPQVWDGAEVRFKLEWFSPTGSFKDRGTSVMVSALAGAGVRELLEDSSGNGGSSVAAYSAAAGIAATVLAPEGTSPAKVLQTRAYGAAVELVPGTRDDTAAEAVRRSDHTTYASHNWHPFFLQGTKTLAYELWEDLGFRAPDAVVTVAGAGSIVLGCDLGFGELLAAGSIARRPRLLVAQPRNCSPVDAAFHDREPPEFAPTVAEGTAIRRPVRLPEVVAAIRRSGGDTAAITEDAIAAAARRLASLGLYAEPTSATAAAAIDVFRARGAIRPGETTVVVLTGSGLKAADKLRELIG from the coding sequence GTGGCTTACTGGTACACCGACGAGCGGTCGGGGGTGCGGTACCCCGGCGACCCGCTGCGCTGGCGTGGCGACGACGGCGCACCGCTCACGGTCGCCGCCCTGCCCGGCCTGCGCCCGGAGGACGTCGACACCGGCGTCCGCTCGCTCTGGCGCTACCGGGCCGCACTGCCCGGCGACCTCCGCCCGGTCTCGCTCGGGGAAGGCTGCACCCCGCTCGTCCCGCAGGTGTGGGACGGCGCCGAGGTCCGGTTCAAGCTCGAGTGGTTCAGCCCGACCGGCAGCTTCAAGGACCGCGGCACCAGCGTCATGGTCTCCGCGCTCGCCGGCGCCGGGGTGCGCGAGCTGCTGGAGGACAGTTCCGGCAACGGCGGCTCGTCGGTGGCGGCCTACAGCGCCGCGGCCGGGATCGCGGCGACCGTCCTGGCTCCCGAGGGGACGTCACCGGCGAAGGTGCTGCAGACCCGCGCGTACGGCGCGGCCGTCGAGCTGGTGCCGGGCACCCGCGACGACACGGCCGCCGAAGCCGTCCGCCGCTCGGACCACACCACCTACGCCAGCCACAACTGGCACCCGTTCTTCCTGCAGGGCACCAAGACCCTCGCCTACGAGCTGTGGGAGGACCTCGGCTTCCGGGCGCCGGACGCCGTCGTCACGGTGGCCGGGGCGGGCAGCATCGTGCTGGGCTGCGACCTCGGGTTCGGGGAGCTGCTGGCCGCGGGGTCCATTGCGCGGCGCCCGCGCCTGCTCGTCGCGCAGCCGCGGAACTGCTCCCCCGTCGATGCGGCCTTCCACGACCGGGAGCCGCCGGAGTTCGCCCCGACCGTCGCCGAGGGGACGGCGATCCGCCGTCCGGTCCGGCTGCCCGAAGTCGTCGCGGCGATCCGGCGCTCGGGCGGCGACACCGCGGCGATCACCGAAGATGCCATCGCCGCGGCGGCCCGCCGCCTGGCTTCCCTCGGCCTCTACGCGGAGCCGACCAGCGCGACGGCCGCGGCGGCGATCGACGTCTTCCGCGCGCGGGGTGCCATCCGGCCCGGCGAGACCACGGTGGTCGTGCTCACCGGTTCCGGCCTCAAGGCGGCGGACAAACTGCGGGAGCTGATCGGATGA
- a CDS encoding type I polyketide synthase, whose product MRLSKDDSVPAGLVVAVSPLRWPSARGVAAAARGGGLGVLDLTARAAAAAEELALLGEWGVPAFGVRLTRPADLPDAVTTVLLTEDAACTPRDFPGRRVLAEVTSRAAAVRAVAAGADGLIARGHECGGRIGELSTFVLLQALLADDGVGVGVWAAGGIGPHTAAAAVAGGAAGVVVDTQLALLPEAELPSALTTALTGLDGSETTVADGVRVLARRGTEPLEAGQDVFLATRFRDRWGTVTAAVRGLADAVGAALRLPDAVLGPGSAGSRAFGTALPVAQGPMTRVSDQPAFAAEVAAGGALPFIALALSGPEQTRDVLERTRAAVGDAPWGVGVLGFAADDVKAAQLAVIRELRPTHAIIAGGRPAQAAALEDADIATFLHVPSPGLLKQFLEAGARKFVFEGSECGGHVGPRTSFPLWEAQLGVLADFLTATPAAAADLQLLFAGGVHDERSAAMVAALAAPVAARGAAIGVLMGTAYLFTREAVDAGAVLPLFQRRLLEAEQTDLLETAPGHATRCVRSPFTEEYAAIKADLAERGVANRDAWEHLETLNVGRLRLASKGIERVGAELRDVAEDRQLAEGMFMAGEVAVLRSAVTTIAGLHHSVGEGANAFLRARAAAFGVTEAEPPAPAPLDIAIVGMACMFPQAPDLAAFWANVLAGTDAVTEVPPQRWDTSLYYDPDGQGERTPSRWGGFLPEIGFDPLKYGIPPSSLASIEPVQLLALEAAHRALADAGYADRAFDRARTSVVFGAEAGSDLSNAMTLRSVLPSYLGELPSELDERLPRVTEDSFPGVLANVIAGRIANRLDLGGANYTVDAACASSLTAVDVACKELTAGTSDLVLCGGADLHNGINDYLLFASAHALSPTGRSATFDSAADGIALGEGVACLALKRLADAERDGDRVYAVIKGVGAASDGRALGLTAPRPEGQHTALTRAYRNAGISPARVGLVEAHGTGTVVGDRTELGTLTKVFTEAGAAPGGCTIGSVKSQIGHTKCAAGLAGLIKAALAVHTGVKPPTLHLSAPNPAWDPSTSPFVFQSAAQPWTAPPAERLAGVSAFGFGGTNFHVVLGAHDGVPPAQAADEWPAELFTFTTESAARELLATASEDPSPWRLRDLALAANLRAQGRPVRLAVVASTVDELTGLLRKALDGHDAPGVFRADDAARGEVAVLFPGQGSQRPGMFAELFVTFPDLQRYLRLDPGTAEIVFGPAVFGETARQDSVDRVTDTRVAQPALGMAGLAAFRLLTRAGVRPAMLGGHSYGELTALAAAGAFTPEGLLHASHVRAAAILDAVPDDDPGAMAAVSASAAEVLSVLGESPVVLANHNSPKQTVISGPTADVEAAVGHLRAAGLGAKRIQVACAFHSSLVAPAGEAFGRALDAIGVVRPAVPVYGNRTAAPYPADPDAIRGELAAQLGAPVRFVEQVEAMYAAGARVFVEAGPGAVLAKQVAAILGDRPHRTVGFEQPRRRGLPGFLGALAQLAVSGVDVETGWLFRGRDAVDAFTAPRPKRPGWTVDGHLLRAADGTIPAGALRPAERISFGAVAAAPQAATSEAMVADFLRTSREMIAAQRDVLLGFLGTDAPQPVPAPVPVRVIEQPVVVPVAAPRTASVLETVVEVIGERTGYPVEMIEPDLDLEADLSVDSIKRAEIAGELASRLGLAGGDVEEFAKARTAAAIAELIGDERPAAEPEEPEPASVLETVVAVIGERTGYPVEMIEPDLDLEADLSVDSIKRAEIAGELAIRLNLDTGGDVEELAKARTAAAIAALVGADRPEVVRPEPEPEPGEAAPLIVAPKRLVMAEVALAPAEAPDVSGRKFLLLGRGPLAEAVRADLAGLGASAEIADEVRAGFDGVLILPGDGPVLPAAFPRYQAALATNPAWLLTAGPGEGLRGFHRSLAREYPDTLTRVVELSPAETPVEQAAAFVQELAATDREPVVVREGGNRKGFRMTEQDLGPLGSSGAGPAGDGAAEAAAIGLDRDSVVLLVGGAKGITARFAATLAAAARCRIELLGRTPVPAAADEHPQATTTADLRAALITAGLKRPAEIERTVRRIQGEREVRQTLAKLEALGSPVRYQSVDMLDAEAVHRAVKEIHAEHGRLDGIVYAAGVIEDKLVAEKTPESFERVYGTKVDGARTLLEATADLPDEPAFVVLFGSIAAALGNRGQSDYAAANDALEALGRRWPAGRAVTVHWGPWAPTGEHDGMVTPGLMRDYARRGIALIDPEEGTLGLLRELAWGRAGTGAVVHTASGW is encoded by the coding sequence ATGCGTCTCTCGAAAGACGACTCCGTGCCGGCCGGGCTGGTCGTCGCCGTGTCGCCGCTGCGATGGCCGTCGGCGCGCGGGGTCGCCGCCGCGGCGCGCGGGGGCGGGCTCGGCGTGCTCGACCTGACGGCCCGGGCCGCCGCGGCCGCGGAAGAGCTCGCGCTGCTGGGGGAGTGGGGTGTCCCGGCGTTCGGGGTCCGGCTGACGCGACCGGCCGACCTGCCCGATGCCGTGACCACGGTGCTGCTGACCGAAGACGCCGCGTGCACCCCGCGGGACTTCCCGGGCCGGCGGGTGCTGGCCGAGGTCACCTCCCGCGCGGCGGCCGTCCGGGCCGTCGCGGCCGGCGCCGACGGCCTGATCGCCCGCGGGCACGAATGCGGCGGCCGGATCGGGGAACTGAGCACCTTCGTGCTGCTGCAGGCCCTGCTCGCCGACGACGGCGTCGGCGTCGGTGTGTGGGCGGCGGGCGGCATCGGACCGCACACCGCCGCGGCCGCCGTGGCGGGTGGCGCGGCCGGCGTCGTCGTCGACACCCAGCTCGCGCTGCTGCCGGAAGCCGAGCTGCCGTCGGCCCTGACCACCGCGCTCACCGGCCTCGACGGCTCGGAAACGACCGTCGCCGACGGCGTTCGCGTGCTGGCCCGGCGGGGCACCGAGCCCCTCGAAGCGGGCCAGGACGTCTTCCTCGCCACCCGGTTCCGCGACCGCTGGGGCACGGTGACCGCGGCGGTGCGCGGCCTGGCCGACGCCGTCGGCGCGGCCCTGCGCCTGCCGGACGCGGTGCTGGGCCCCGGCAGCGCGGGCAGCCGCGCGTTCGGCACCGCGCTGCCGGTCGCCCAGGGACCGATGACCCGGGTCAGCGACCAGCCCGCCTTCGCGGCCGAGGTCGCCGCGGGCGGCGCGCTGCCGTTCATCGCGCTGGCCCTGTCCGGCCCGGAGCAGACCCGCGACGTGCTGGAACGGACCCGCGCGGCCGTCGGCGACGCACCCTGGGGAGTCGGTGTCCTCGGGTTCGCCGCCGACGACGTCAAGGCCGCGCAGCTGGCGGTCATCCGGGAACTGCGGCCCACGCACGCGATCATCGCCGGCGGCCGCCCCGCTCAGGCCGCGGCCCTGGAAGACGCCGATATCGCCACGTTCCTGCACGTGCCCTCGCCGGGCCTGCTGAAGCAGTTCCTCGAGGCGGGCGCCCGCAAGTTCGTCTTCGAAGGGTCGGAGTGCGGCGGGCACGTCGGCCCGCGCACCAGCTTTCCGTTGTGGGAAGCCCAGCTCGGCGTGCTCGCCGACTTCCTCACGGCCACCCCGGCCGCGGCCGCGGACCTGCAGCTGCTGTTCGCCGGCGGTGTCCACGACGAACGCTCGGCCGCGATGGTGGCCGCTCTCGCCGCCCCGGTGGCCGCGCGCGGCGCGGCGATCGGGGTGCTGATGGGCACCGCCTACCTCTTCACCCGCGAGGCCGTCGACGCGGGCGCCGTGCTCCCGCTGTTCCAGCGCCGGCTCCTCGAAGCCGAGCAGACCGACCTCCTCGAAACCGCGCCGGGCCACGCCACCCGCTGCGTGCGCAGCCCGTTCACCGAGGAGTACGCCGCGATCAAGGCGGACCTCGCCGAGCGCGGTGTGGCGAACCGCGACGCCTGGGAGCACCTGGAAACACTCAACGTCGGCCGGCTCCGCCTGGCGAGCAAGGGCATCGAGCGCGTCGGCGCGGAACTGCGGGACGTCGCCGAAGACCGCCAGCTCGCCGAAGGCATGTTCATGGCGGGCGAGGTCGCCGTGCTGCGCTCCGCCGTCACCACGATCGCCGGCCTGCACCACTCGGTGGGTGAAGGCGCGAACGCGTTCCTGCGCGCGCGGGCCGCCGCGTTCGGCGTCACCGAGGCCGAGCCGCCCGCGCCGGCGCCGCTGGACATCGCGATCGTCGGCATGGCCTGCATGTTCCCGCAGGCTCCCGACCTGGCCGCGTTCTGGGCGAACGTCCTGGCCGGCACCGACGCGGTCACCGAGGTGCCCCCGCAGCGCTGGGACACGTCCCTGTACTACGACCCCGATGGCCAAGGCGAGCGGACGCCGTCGCGCTGGGGCGGGTTCCTGCCGGAAATCGGCTTCGACCCGCTGAAGTACGGCATCCCGCCGTCGTCGCTGGCCAGCATCGAGCCCGTGCAACTGCTGGCCTTGGAGGCCGCGCACCGCGCGCTGGCCGACGCGGGTTACGCCGACCGCGCGTTCGACCGGGCCCGCACGTCGGTCGTGTTCGGCGCCGAAGCGGGCAGCGACCTGTCGAACGCGATGACCCTGCGCTCCGTGCTGCCGTCCTACCTGGGCGAACTGCCGTCCGAACTGGACGAACGGCTGCCGCGGGTCACTGAGGACTCCTTCCCCGGCGTGCTCGCCAACGTGATCGCCGGCCGGATCGCCAACCGGCTCGACCTGGGCGGGGCCAACTACACCGTCGACGCCGCGTGCGCGTCCTCGCTGACCGCGGTCGACGTCGCCTGCAAGGAACTGACCGCGGGCACCAGCGACCTCGTCCTCTGCGGTGGCGCCGACCTGCACAACGGCATCAACGACTACCTCCTGTTCGCTTCGGCGCACGCGCTCTCGCCGACCGGCCGGTCGGCGACGTTCGACAGCGCGGCCGACGGCATCGCGCTCGGTGAAGGCGTCGCGTGCCTCGCCCTGAAGCGCCTCGCCGACGCCGAACGCGACGGCGACCGGGTGTACGCCGTGATCAAGGGCGTCGGCGCGGCTTCCGACGGCCGCGCGCTCGGCTTGACCGCCCCCCGTCCCGAGGGCCAGCACACCGCGTTGACCCGCGCGTACCGCAACGCCGGTATCTCGCCCGCGCGCGTCGGCCTCGTCGAGGCGCACGGCACCGGCACCGTCGTCGGCGACCGGACCGAGCTCGGCACGCTGACGAAGGTGTTCACCGAGGCCGGCGCCGCACCGGGCGGGTGCACGATCGGCTCGGTGAAGTCGCAGATCGGGCACACCAAGTGCGCCGCCGGCCTGGCCGGGCTGATCAAGGCCGCGCTGGCGGTGCACACCGGCGTCAAGCCGCCGACGCTGCACCTTTCGGCGCCGAACCCGGCTTGGGACCCTTCGACGAGCCCGTTCGTGTTCCAGTCGGCCGCGCAGCCGTGGACCGCGCCGCCCGCCGAGCGGCTCGCCGGGGTGAGCGCGTTCGGCTTCGGCGGCACCAACTTCCACGTGGTGCTCGGCGCGCACGACGGCGTGCCGCCCGCGCAGGCCGCGGACGAGTGGCCCGCGGAGCTGTTCACCTTCACGACGGAGTCCGCGGCCCGGGAGCTGCTGGCCACGGCGTCGGAAGACCCTTCGCCGTGGCGGCTGCGGGATCTGGCGCTGGCGGCAAACCTGCGGGCGCAGGGACGTCCGGTGCGGCTCGCCGTCGTCGCGTCCACAGTGGACGAGCTGACCGGACTGCTGCGGAAGGCACTGGACGGGCACGACGCACCCGGCGTGTTCCGCGCGGACGACGCGGCGCGGGGCGAGGTCGCGGTGCTGTTCCCCGGCCAGGGCAGCCAGCGCCCGGGCATGTTCGCCGAGCTGTTCGTCACCTTCCCCGACCTGCAGCGTTACCTGCGGCTCGATCCGGGGACGGCCGAGATCGTCTTCGGCCCGGCGGTGTTCGGCGAGACGGCGCGGCAGGACTCCGTGGACCGGGTCACCGACACGCGCGTCGCCCAGCCCGCGCTCGGGATGGCCGGGCTGGCCGCGTTCCGGCTGCTGACCCGCGCCGGCGTGCGGCCCGCGATGCTGGGCGGCCACAGCTACGGCGAGCTGACGGCGCTGGCGGCGGCAGGCGCCTTCACGCCGGAAGGACTGTTGCACGCGAGCCACGTCCGGGCGGCGGCGATCCTCGACGCGGTACCCGACGACGATCCGGGGGCGATGGCCGCGGTGTCGGCTTCCGCCGCCGAGGTTCTCTCGGTCCTCGGTGAATCGCCGGTCGTCCTGGCCAACCACAACTCGCCCAAGCAGACGGTGATCTCCGGGCCCACCGCCGACGTCGAGGCCGCCGTCGGGCACCTGCGGGCCGCCGGGCTCGGCGCGAAGCGGATCCAGGTCGCGTGCGCGTTCCACAGCTCGCTGGTGGCGCCCGCGGGGGAGGCGTTCGGCCGGGCGCTGGACGCGATCGGCGTCGTGCGGCCCGCGGTCCCGGTGTACGGCAACCGGACGGCCGCGCCCTACCCGGCGGACCCGGACGCGATCCGCGGCGAGCTGGCCGCCCAGCTGGGTGCACCGGTCCGGTTCGTCGAGCAGGTCGAGGCGATGTACGCGGCCGGGGCGCGGGTGTTCGTCGAGGCCGGGCCCGGGGCCGTGCTGGCCAAGCAGGTCGCCGCCATCCTCGGCGACCGGCCGCACCGGACGGTCGGGTTCGAACAGCCGCGCCGCCGCGGCCTGCCGGGCTTCCTCGGCGCACTGGCGCAGCTGGCGGTGTCCGGGGTGGACGTCGAGACGGGCTGGCTGTTCCGCGGCCGCGACGCGGTCGACGCTTTCACCGCGCCACGCCCGAAGCGTCCGGGGTGGACGGTCGACGGCCACCTGCTGCGCGCGGCGGACGGCACGATCCCGGCCGGCGCCCTCCGCCCGGCGGAACGGATCTCGTTCGGTGCGGTGGCGGCGGCCCCGCAGGCGGCCACGTCGGAGGCGATGGTCGCGGACTTCCTGCGCACGAGCCGCGAGATGATCGCCGCCCAGCGTGACGTGCTCCTGGGTTTCCTCGGCACCGACGCCCCGCAGCCGGTTCCGGCGCCGGTCCCGGTGCGGGTCATCGAGCAGCCCGTGGTCGTTCCGGTCGCGGCACCCAGGACGGCTTCGGTGCTGGAGACGGTGGTCGAGGTGATCGGGGAGCGGACGGGGTATCCGGTGGAGATGATCGAGCCGGACCTCGATCTGGAAGCCGATCTGAGCGTGGATTCGATCAAGCGAGCCGAGATCGCGGGCGAGCTGGCGTCCCGGCTGGGGCTCGCCGGTGGGGACGTGGAGGAGTTCGCGAAGGCCCGCACGGCCGCGGCGATCGCCGAGCTGATCGGCGATGAACGTCCCGCTGCGGAGCCGGAAGAGCCGGAACCGGCTTCGGTGCTGGAGACCGTCGTGGCGGTGATCGGGGAGCGGACGGGGTATCCGGTCGAGATGATCGAGCCGGACCTCGATCTGGAAGCCGACCTCAGTGTGGACTCGATCAAGCGAGCCGAGATCGCCGGGGAGCTGGCCATCCGCCTGAACCTCGACACCGGAGGTGACGTCGAGGAGCTGGCCAAGGCCCGAACCGCCGCGGCCATCGCCGCACTCGTCGGTGCCGACCGCCCCGAGGTGGTGCGCCCCGAGCCCGAGCCGGAACCCGGTGAGGCCGCGCCGCTCATCGTGGCGCCGAAACGGCTGGTCATGGCCGAAGTCGCGCTGGCTCCCGCCGAGGCTCCCGATGTCAGCGGGAGGAAGTTCCTGCTTCTGGGCCGCGGGCCGCTCGCCGAGGCCGTCCGAGCGGACCTCGCCGGGCTCGGCGCGTCCGCCGAGATCGCCGACGAGGTCCGTGCCGGGTTCGACGGCGTCCTGATCCTGCCCGGGGACGGACCGGTGCTGCCCGCCGCCTTCCCGCGGTACCAGGCCGCGCTGGCCACGAATCCCGCCTGGCTGCTGACCGCCGGTCCCGGCGAAGGCCTGCGCGGCTTCCACCGCAGCCTCGCCCGCGAATACCCGGACACCCTCACCCGCGTGGTCGAACTGTCGCCGGCCGAAACGCCCGTGGAACAGGCCGCGGCCTTCGTCCAGGAGCTGGCCGCAACCGACCGCGAACCGGTCGTCGTCCGCGAAGGCGGGAACCGCAAGGGCTTCCGGATGACCGAGCAGGACCTCGGCCCGCTCGGCAGCAGCGGCGCGGGCCCGGCGGGCGACGGCGCCGCCGAAGCCGCCGCGATCGGGCTGGACCGCGACTCGGTCGTCCTGCTCGTCGGGGGCGCCAAGGGCATCACCGCCCGGTTCGCCGCGACCCTCGCCGCGGCCGCCCGCTGCCGGATCGAACTGCTCGGGCGGACGCCGGTCCCGGCGGCAGCAGACGAACACCCGCAGGCCACGACCACCGCGGACCTCCGCGCCGCGCTCATCACCGCCGGGCTGAAGCGCCCCGCCGAAATCGAACGGACGGTCCGCCGGATCCAGGGCGAACGCGAAGTCCGGCAAACGCTGGCCAAGCTCGAAGCCCTCGGCAGCCCGGTGCGCTACCAGTCGGTCGACATGCTCGACGCCGAAGCCGTGCACCGCGCGGTCAAGGAGATCCACGCCGAGCACGGCCGCCTCGACGGCATCGTCTACGCGGCCGGTGTGATCGAGGACAAGCTCGTCGCCGAGAAGACGCCGGAGTCGTTCGAGCGCGTGTACGGCACCAAGGTCGACGGCGCCCGCACCCTCCTGGAGGCCACCGCCGACCTGCCCGACGAGCCGGCGTTCGTGGTCCTGTTCGGCAGCATCGCCGCCGCACTCGGCAACCGCGGCCAGTCCGACTACGCCGCCGCCAACGACGCCCTCGAAGCGCTGGGCCGCCGGTGGCCCGCCGGGCGCGCGGTGACCGTCCACTGGGGACCGTGGGCGCCGACCGGCGAGCACGACGGCATGGTGACGCCCGGGCTGATGCGCGACTACGCCCGGCGCGGCATCGCGCTGATCGATCCGGAGGAGGGCACCCTCGGCCTGCTGCGCGAGCTGGCGTGGGGCCGCGCCGGCACCGGCGCCGTCGTCCACACCGCGTCCGGGTGGTGA